A window of Cryptomeria japonica chromosome 3, Sugi_1.0, whole genome shotgun sequence contains these coding sequences:
- the LOC131070389 gene encoding uncharacterized protein LOC131070389 produces MPDSTVDAHASRHVAESPCSVDHTDENDSLHTLSTPPSLTDSGSKGEERNIPHPRMETSAGQTDKDTGEVNPKSSWKNALLGSTNSLPLDVVASSQTKDGMEIKLPDNLMDIIATSLHLTIVSRFFSFQHSIDMVKHWAKSHWKLKGSLEVSAMPGGLFLFKFITEEDLIYVLSGSWAYGKHFLTMAKWKPGFDPSTELNHMAPVWVRLPGLPLEFWDEQIFRWIGNSFGCFVAADSVTLNKSKLVYAHFCVNVTINKTLPNFISLKSKWGKWSQDIVYENATLYCQKCNTQGHSYTDCKSLVVAEPKIKNKAIWAEPINPGDPSSSTPLSRLLRMLFLKFTSTQTRALRS; encoded by the coding sequence ATGCCCGATTCCACGGTCGATGCACATGCCTCTCGGCATGTTGCGGAGTCCCCATGTTCTGTGGACCATACGGATGAAAATGACAGCCTCCACACCCTTTCCACTCCTCCAAGTCTGACTGATTCTGGATCGAAAGGGGAGGAAAGGAATATACCCCATCCCAGAATGGAAACTTCTGCTGGTCAGACGGATAAGGACACTGGGGAGGTGAATCCCAAGTCTAGCTGGAAGAACGCCCTCCTTGGGTCAACAAATTCGCTCCCTCTTGATGTTGTGGCCTCCTCCCAAACAAAAGACGGAATGGAAATCAAACTCCCAGACAACCTAATGGATATAATCGCCACCTCCCTTCACCTGACTATAGTTAGTCGCTTCTTCTCCTTCCAACATTCTATCGACATGGTCAAGCATTGGGCAAAATCTCACTGGAAGCTTAAAGGAAGCCTGGAGGTTTCAGCCATGCCGGGGGGActctttctattcaaatttatcacTGAGGAGGATCTGATTTATGTCCTGTCGGGGTCCTGGGCTTATGGAAAGCACTTCTTAACCATGGCTAAATGGAAACCTGGTTTTGACCCCTCTACAGAACTAAACCACATGGCCCCAGTGTGGGTTAGGCTACCCGGACTCCCTCTGGAGTTTTGGGATGAACAAATCTTTCGATGGATAGGAAACTCATTTGGTTGCTTTGTTGCAGCAGACTCGGTCACTCTCAACAAGTCCAAGTTGGTGTATGCTCACTTTTGTGTCAATGTTACGATCAACAAAACCCTACCGAACTTTATCTCCCTAAAGTCcaaatggggaaaatggtcccaagaCATTGTGTACGAAAATGCTACCCTGTACTGCCAGAAGTGTAACACTCAGGGGCATTCCTATACAGATTGTAAATCCCTTGTGGTAGCAGAACCCAAGATTAAGAATAAAGCCATATGGGCTGAACCCATCAACCCTGGTGACCCGTCATCCTCAACCCCCCTGAGCAGACTACTGAGAATGTTATTCCTGAAGTTTACTAGCACACAGACAAGAGCCTTGAGATCTTAA